In Podospora pseudoanserina strain CBS 124.78 chromosome 5, whole genome shotgun sequence, a single window of DNA contains:
- a CDS encoding hypothetical protein (EggNog:ENOG503P7DP; COG:S) encodes MTTKTTKMTSHKPIWLANTLALLLVSGRIDGVRAQEPTCYDTWGNKDTNQVPCYGPGSTPDTKTTTHCCNKNDYCLSNGLCMSPQANNLMTQQGCTDKDWNDSSCNRLCQPDKRNSLLPSIPLIPCPSTLNSSSGLQFCCGNTPSEAATCCSSSSSSSPFPIRPGVLLLPSSPSPSDTTSTSLETLKIGLGIGLGIGIPIFALLLVLTYLLAHPRSPRSSQPPSQSKHRYDPSTLTTGWHLRAPSRTTIRGGYRSHEKRDSFGRVDTNVGPPSEDGDFSSHNPASASAAAWPPTGTNVAAAIAAWANINANHHLNNDEVPPSPKEMDARSRAGSRLRYYFRGETPTPGRFELPASEGGGDQKGRKIGVGIGVREMGEQELPGYEQDEQGVGTMGTVGADSMTIGNVGAVPVTPMGVGTINRTMPRAEQVSPLTAVEGGQGMFAAGGGGVLDKVVSGEVMGQGHER; translated from the exons ATGACaaccaaaacaaccaaaatgACATCGCATAAACCGATATGGCTGGCCAATACGCTAGCCCTGCTGCTGGTCAGCGGCCGCATTGATGGAGTGCGAGCGCAGGAACCAACATGCTACGACACGTGGGGGAACAAAGACACGAACCAAGTGCCGTGTTATGGGCCAGGATCAACACCAGATACGAAAACGACAACCCATTGCTGCAACAAGAACGACTACTGCTTATCCAACGGACTATGTATGAGCCCACaagccaacaacctcatgACACAGCAAGGCTGCACAGATAAAGACTGGAACGACTCATCATGCAACCGGCTCTGCCAACCAGACAAAC GaaacagcctcctcccatcaaTACCCCTAATCCCCTGCCCCTCaaccctcaactcctcctccggcctccAGTTCTGCTGCggcaacaccccctccgaAGCAGCCACATGctgttcatcatcatcatccagctcccccttccccatccgccccggcgtcctcctcctcccctcatcaccctccccctccgacaCTACCTCCACCTCGTTAGAAACCCTCAAAATAGGCCTCGGCATCGGCCTCGGAATCGGCATCCCCAtcttcgccctcctcctcgtcctaacctacctcctcgcccaccccCGTTCACCCCgctcctcccaacccccctcccaatccaaACACCGCTACGACCCCTCAACCCTAACCACAGGCTGGCACCTCCGCGCCCCATCCCGCACCACCATCCGCGGGGGGTACCGCTCCCACGAAAAAAGGGACTCCTTCGGCCGAGTCGACACCAACGTTGGCCCCCCTTCTGAAGACGGTGACTTCTCTAGCCACAAccctgcctctgcctccgcTGCTGCATGGCCACCGACGGGGACAAATGTCGCTGCTGCAATTGCTGCTTGGGCTAATATTAATGCTAACCACCATCTCAATAATGACGAAGTCCCGCCCAGTCCAAAGGAAATGGACGCGAGGAGTAGGgcggggtcgaggttgaggtatTACTTTCGGGGGGAGACGCCCACTCCGGGGAGGTTTGAGCTCCCTGCttcggaggggggtggtgatcaaaaagggaggaagatcggggttgggattggggtgagggagatgggggagcaGGAACTGCCGGGGTATGAGCAGGATGAACAAGGGGTTGGAACGATGGGGACGGTGGGGGCGGATAGTATGACTATTGGGAATGTCGGGGCTGTGCCTGTTACGCCTATGGGGGTGGGAACTATAAATAGGACTATGCCTAGGGCAGAGCAAGTGTCGCCActgacggcggtggagggagggCAGGGAATGTTTGCTGcaggtggggggggggtgttggataAGGTTGTTAGTGGGGAGGTTATGGGGCAGGGGCATGAGAGGTGA
- a CDS encoding hypothetical protein (EggNog:ENOG503PA24) encodes MSGNPSDSMGQVSSGSEPQFTRQKRMKFENGQLVEYWIDVPVEKPKPVEKPKGPMELFKEFKFDEDISLGSIFPSLKGTDFDALTMKNTSMIWLGRDASALKKAGLWFETDVEFRGLLQPIHDVLRDVFAQEQPGLHLSAHLGIQQDYSDDLIATGFTFKGSINGINRGFGEFLTFRNAGVELNVVPSKGVDLETMWGFFGTLHLAIPNSVVPLVLEYKLQPKADSLDIAMNFGGSEKWESVFGVSGLDASLDKVTFGTSIIKSDVGRTLEFSILSTWNLGGVVVELSGHVKKSGSLLRGYIMTLAMDDIRRLFNTMTGSNLDPVEQDVRFSELTVEISQGRLVLYGEVWVDSYKVAAAEVLISVDGVMISGAVDDLHIGEDVCIKQARLELIIGNVNPPKPPSQDHVEKGKEATGGTQPPPSSVKGVRGQSPAQKKGTPVAAIIRGDVEVHTGDAHLNFKVAAAITKSADGPLNYFVYGRLECENVSIGKMLGGAMGDDHPMDLQLDCVTLVAASKDISNDYGLNTARFPIKEGIFLCAELKSVPFVGDLCKGTSPEDRYILRAGYSKKGGLSVGIILPESIRIELSPTVVSGPLTLIIETQPELRVLFQATLWVTPEGEEKPLQLDLGVAANNLQAAAYAQMSGWWKNPLGLSPRLKIGPRLTLEVEIVYEQFLATGTPSGMGFEGGFVVDEVDAYALAINLGTNPKETLVKLQATRFESSQVINLVNAAADLDIDKPDREIIRFQDVNVYASPLGCIIGIQVYPPGFVVQGKAFILDKKVEIDCRIGSEGLKLKGEIEGFTLGPLAIRGGKCADGTQGENAFIDFEITKERQCFELSGSVALWDLEAGVFVKAQIMPDPELEFNFELAWSDLIKFQVDGKLIKPEPADRELEKGGTGANTGALANLEDADFQLHALMEQRILTEISEAMQKWFASAQASVDQGIEEAKRKVDEAKLEFERKCEEAKQEVKRTQAKFDAAMEAAQADLRAEEEKCRREQVENEQYILEEEKRADEHIRQAVAVLDGKKRGFQDDMDGKKRDLAQKRRDGEEAINGKIRDLQGSREKLQRDFGNAIQALESARARVNEEEWRVDRARRDYDDAVDDLDDAAWYEKPFKAFRVGVLGAELAVMKMALGAANLILDGARFIVEGVAYNIALGAVNLAEGALRAARVMWDGIIAAAQAAVDGVVAIHAAGIEIAKGAVVIAEKTALGIKQAAAATKGVLLAVQEKILEAARAVVKGVAEGIHFIAFQTALAALDFAQKNTTWVDIAKAGLDAAKAVAAAVLAAGKWLAQRLADTLNIELVELTGSLKTITKGGPFTIRVKGFILGEAFDFRATWSPRDVLGFVVGLCKELWDRFMENVLELFEASK; translated from the exons ATGTCTGGCAATCCATCCGACTCCATGGGCCAAGTCTCTTCTGGCTCAGAGCCCCAGTTCACAAGGCAGAAACGCATGAAGTTCGAAAATGGCCAACTCGTTGAATACTGGATCGATGTCCCCGTCGAGAAACCGAAACCTG TCGAGAAGCCGAAAGGCCCGATGGAGCTCTTCAAGGAATTCAAGTTCGACGAGGACATCTCGCTCGGCTCCATCTTTCCCAGTCTAAAGGGGACCGACTTCGATGCCCTCACCATGAAGAACACGTCTATGATCTGGCTTGGCCGGGATGCCTCAGCGCTCAAGAAAGCTGGGCTGTGGTTCGAGACGGATGTTGAGTTCCGTGGCTTGTTACAACCCATTCACGACGTCCTCCGTGATGTCTTCGCTCAAGAACAGCCCGGCCTGCATCTCTCAGCACACCTGGGCATCCAACAGGATTACAGCGACGATCTCATAGCAACTGGCTTCACCTTCAAAGGGAGTATCAACGGCATCAACCGTGGCTTTGGCGAGTTTCTCACTTTCCGCAACGCTGGTGTCGAGCTCAACGTTGTCCCGAGTAAAGGTGTTGATCTTGAGACTATGTGGGGGTTCTTTGGCACGCTGCACCTGGCCATCCCCAACTCGGTGGTGCCCCTTGTTCTGGAGTACAAGCTTCAGCCCAAGGCAGATTCTCTGGATATAGCTATGAACTTTGGCGGAAGTGAGAAGTGGGAGAGTGTCTTTGGCGTCTCAGGTCTTGATGCGAGT CTCGACAAAGTCACCTTTGGGACTTCAATCATCAAGTCGGACGTTGGGAGGACCTTGGAGTTCTCTATTCTGTCAACCTGGAATCTCggtggcgttgttgttgagctgaGTGGCCACGTCAAGAAAT CCGGCTCGCTCCTCCGCGGATACATCATGACGCTGGCAATGGATGACATCCGCCGGCTTTTCAACACCATGACGGgctccaacctcgaccctGTGGAGCAGGACGTCCGCTTTAGCGAACTGACCGTCGAGATATCTCAAGGGCGGCTGGTGTTGTACGGCGAGGTCTGGGTTGACTCATACAAGGTCGCAGCCGCTGAGGTTCTCATCTCGGTCGACGGTGTCATGATATCCGGTGCTGTTGACGACCTTCACATCGGTGAAGATGTTTGCATCAAGCAAGCCCGCTTGGAGTTGATCATTGGTAATGTGAACCCGCCcaaacctccttctcaagatCACGtggaaaaaggaaaggagGCCACAGGGGGAACTCAACCGCCGCCTTCCAGCGTGAAAGGAGTTCGGGGACAATCACCAGCTCAGAAAAAAGGAACCCCTGTTGCGGCCATAATCCGCGGCGATGTCGAGGTCCATACTGGCGATGCCCACCTCAACTTCAAAGTCGCGGCCGCTATTACAAAGTCTGCTGACGGCCCACTCAACTACTTCGTGTACGGACGGCTTGAATGTGAGAACGTCAGTATCGGCAAGATGCTGGGGGGTGCCATGGGAGATGACCACCCTATGGATCTGCAGCTTGACTGCGTGAcgctggtggcggcgagtAAGGACATTTCTAACGATTACGGCCTGAATACGGCGCGGTTCCCGATCAAGGAAG GAATCTTCCTTTGCGCTGAACTAAAGTCGGTGCCGTTTGTTGGTGACTTGTGCAAGGGCACATCGCCAGAGGACAGGTACATCCTCCGTGCTGGATATTCCAAGAAGGGCGGTCTCAGCGTCGGTATCATCTTGCCTGAGAGCATTCGA ATCGAGCTATCTCCTACCGTGGTGTCCGGACCATTGACACTCATCATTGAAACTCAGCCCGAGTTGCGTGTACTCTTCCAAGCTACACTTTGGGTCACCCCCGAAGGCGAGGAGAAGCCTCTCCAGCTCGACCTTGGTGTGGCGGCCAACAACCTGCAGGCCGCAGCCTATGC TCAGATGTCTGGCTGGTGGAAGAACCCCTTGGGTTTGAGTCCTAGGCTCAAGATTG GTCCCCGCCTAACCCTGGAAGTCGAGATTGTTTACGAACAGTTCCTCGCCACAGGAACACCATCCGGCATGGGCTTCGAAGGCGGCTTCGTCGTCGACGAGGTAGACGCCTACGCGCTCGCCATCAATCTCGGAACCAACCCCAAGGAGACGCTAGTCAAGCTTCAAGCAACCCGCTTCGAATCCAGCCAagtcatcaacctcgtcaacGCGGCAGCAGACCTAGACATCGACAAGCCCGACCGCGAGATCATTCGTTTCCAGGACGTCAACGTCTACGCCAGTCCGCTCGGCTGCATCATCGGCATACAGGTTTACCCCCCTGGCTTCGTCGTGCAGGGCAAAGCCTTCATTCTTGACAAAAAGGTCGAGATTGACTGCCGGATCGGTAGTGAAggcctcaagctcaaggggGAAATCGAAGGCTTCACCCTTGGTCCTCTTGCAATCCGGGGCGGGAAGTGCGCTGATGGCACTCAGGGAGAAAATGCCTTCATTGACTTTGAGATCACCAAAGAGCGGCAGTGTTTTGAGCTCAGCGGGAGCGTGGCGCTCTGGGATCTTGAGGCTGGTGTGTTTGTCAAGGCACAGATCATGCCTGATCCGGAGCTTGAGTTCAATTTTGAACTGGCGTGGAGTGATCTCATCAAGTTTCAGGTCGAtggcaagctcatcaagcCTGAGCCTGCTGAcagggagttggagaagggcGGTACTGGTGCCAATACCGGCGCTTTGGCGAACCTTGAAGATGCCGATTTCCAACTCCATGCTTTGATGGAGCAGCGGATCCTGACAGAGATCTCGGAGGCGATGCAGAAGTGGTTTGCAAGTGCTCAAGCGTCGGTTGATCAAGGTATTGAGGAGGCCAAACGCAAGGTGGACGAGGCAAAGCTTGAATTTGAGCGTAAATGCGAGGAGGCCAAGCAAGAGGTGAAAAGAACGCAGGCCAAGTTTGATGCTGCCATGGAGGCGGCCCAGGCTGATCTGCGAGCGGAAGAGGAAAAGTGCCGCCGGGAGCAGGTTGAGAACGAGCAGTACATcctggaggaagagaagcgTGCCGATGAGCACATTCGCCAAGCTGTTGCTGTCTTGGACGGGAAGAAACGGGGTTTCCAGGATGACATGGACGGCAAGAAGCGTGATCTTGCCCAGAAACGGcgcgatggcgaggaagccATCAATGGCAAGATTCGTGATCTCCAGGGATCGCGGGAGAAGCTCCAGAGGGATTTCGGCAACGCTATTCAGGCGTTGGAGAGTGCCAGGGCACGAGTGAATGAGGAAGAGT GGCGCGTCGATCGAGCAAGACGGGACTATGACGATGCTGTTGACGACCTTGATGACGCAGCATGGTACGAGAAGCCATTCAAG GCTTTCCGTGTTGGAGTCCTCGGAGCTGAGCTGGCTGTCATGAAGATGGCTCTTGGTGCGGCGAATCTCATCCTTGATGGTGCAAGATTCATCGTCGAAGGCGTCGCCTACAACATTGCACTCGGGGCTGTTAACCTGGCCGAGGGTGCTCTCCGTGCCGCCCGCGTCATGTGGGACGGCATCATTGCCGCCGCTCAAGCCGCTGTTGACGGTGTCGTGGCTATCCATGCTGCCGGAATAGAGATAGCAAAAGGGGCTGTCGTCATTGCAGAAAAGACTGCTTTGGGGATCAAGCAAGCTGCAGCAGCGACAAAGGGTGTTCTTTTGGCAGTTCAGGAAAAGATCTTGGAGGCTGCTCGAGCTGTGGTCAAGGGAGTGGCTGAGGGGATACACTTCATTGCTTTCCAGACAGCACTCGCGGCGCTCGACTTTGCACAGAAGAACACCACGTGGGTCGACATTGCAAAGGCAGGCCTCGACGCTGCCAAAGCGGTGGCAGCAGCTGTTCTTGCAGCTGGCAAGTGGCTCGCCCAGCGGCTGGCTGACACGCTCAATATCGAATTGGTCGAGCTGACTGGGTCTctcaagaccatcaccaaagGTGGACCTTTTACCATCCGGGTTAAGGGTTTCATTCTGGGCGAGGCCTTTGACTTCCGGGCGACGTGGAGTCCGCGGGATGTTCTGGGTTTCGTGGTTGGGCTCTGTAAGGAGCTGTGGGACAGGTTCATGGAGAATGTGTTGGAGTTGTTTGAGGCGAGCAAATAA
- a CDS encoding hypothetical protein (CAZy:AA9; COG:G; EggNog:ENOG503NXCE), whose protein sequence is MKLISVVALASLAKTHSIFQQKVSVNGVEHPQLHGLRAPSQPNPVINVNDAQLACGIRGTQSNQVISVKAGDRIGAWWGHVIGGAQWPNDPDHPIASSHKGPISTYMAKVDNAATASPNNLKWFKISEEGLNTQTGKWGVDTMIANKGWSYATIPTCLAPGHYLLRQELLALHSAYSNMGAQFYQSCAQLSVSGSRSHVPSETVSIPGAYKQNDPGILLQIWVASVPDNGRKPYPIPGPRPMTCPA, encoded by the exons ATGAAGCTCATCTCTGTTGTTGCTCtggcctccttggccaaGACTCATAGCATCTTCCAG CAGAAAGTCTCCGTCAACGGCGTCGAACACCCGCAACTCCACGGTCTCCGCGCTCCCTCTCAGCCCAACCCCGTCATCAACGTCAACGACGCCCAGCTAGCCTGTGGTATCCGAGGCACGCAGTCCAACCAAGTAATTTCTGTCAAGGCCGGTGACAGAATTGGCGCGTGGTGGGGCCATGTCATCGGTGGTGCTCAATGGCCCAACGATCCTGATCACCCCattgcctcctcccacaaagGGCCCATCTCAACCTACATGGCCAAGGTCGACAACGCGGCCACAGCAtctcccaacaacctcaagtGGTTCAAGATTTCTGAGGAGGGCCTCAACACTCAGACTGGAAAATGGGGCGTGGACACCATGATCGCCAACAAGGGCTGGTCCTACGCCACGATCCCTACATGCCTGGCACCGGGCCACTATCTACTGCGGCAGGAGCTGTTGGCCTTGCACTCTGCGTACAGCAACATGGGGGCTCAGTTTTATCAATCATGTGCTCAGCTCAGTGTGTCGGGCAGCAGGAGCCATGTCCCGAGTGAGACTGTTAGTATTCCGGGTGCGTACAAGCAGAATGATCCGGGGATTTTGCTGCAGATTTGGGTGGCTAGTGTGCCGGATAATGGGAGGAAGCCGTATCCTATTCCTGGACCGAGGCCGATGACCTGCCCTGCTTAA